In one Rugosibacter aromaticivorans genomic region, the following are encoded:
- a CDS encoding LemA family protein, with product MKLRMVALFSFLALMLSGCGYNQVQVNDEQVNAAWSEVLNQYQRRADLIPNLVATVQGYASHEKEVLTRVTEARANVAGLKATPELINDEAAFAKFQKAQSELGGALARLLVVAENYPNLKADASFRDLQAQLEGTENRITVARNRYIKSVQDYNVSVRVFPNNLTAMLMGWKPKANFTVEHEKAIATPPRVQFGTAAPSAPGN from the coding sequence ATGAAATTACGCATGGTGGCCTTGTTTTCATTTCTCGCCTTAATGCTTTCTGGTTGTGGCTACAACCAGGTGCAGGTAAACGATGAGCAGGTGAATGCTGCCTGGTCTGAGGTACTAAATCAATATCAACGTCGTGCCGACTTGATCCCGAATCTAGTCGCTACTGTGCAGGGTTATGCCTCACATGAAAAAGAAGTGCTAACGCGGGTAACCGAGGCGCGAGCTAATGTCGCCGGATTGAAAGCCACGCCTGAGCTGATCAACGATGAAGCGGCTTTTGCTAAATTTCAAAAAGCGCAAAGTGAGTTGGGTGGTGCGCTGGCACGACTTTTAGTGGTCGCTGAAAACTATCCCAACCTGAAAGCCGATGCAAGCTTTCGTGACCTGCAGGCGCAACTGGAAGGAACAGAAAATCGCATCACCGTCGCGCGTAATCGCTACATCAAGTCGGTACAGGATTACAACGTGTCAGTACGCGTCTTTCCTAATAACTTAACGGCCATGCTTATGGGCTGGAAACCCAAAGCCAACTTTACCGTTGAGCATGAAAAAGCCATTGCCACACCACCGCGTGTGCAGTTTGGCACAGCCGCACCCTCGGCACCAGGCAACTAA
- a CDS encoding TPM domain-containing protein — MMKLLRWTRALLVAVLALVTLVASVTMAGLLPVAWAGDGLLALPPLTQRVTDLTGTLTVPQRAVLEEKLSAFEQKKGAQIAVLLAPTFQPESIEQFGIRLAEAWKIGRQGVDDGVILLIAKDDRQLRIEVGYGLEGALNDATAKRIISEVITPRFRAGDYFGGIDAGVTAIQTVIEGESLPPPSARSSPSRGGQLEGGLLPLLAGAAFFAPLLNRLLGLGGSLLAAGIGVLIGGWLLGSWLIGLTFGAFVLFFSFMRGGSGIGGMGSGSGGFGSGGFSGGGGGFGGGGASGRW; from the coding sequence ATGATGAAGCTGTTGCGTTGGACGCGAGCATTGCTGGTTGCGGTGCTTGCTCTGGTAACCTTGGTTGCCTCGGTTACCATGGCCGGGTTGCTGCCAGTTGCCTGGGCGGGTGATGGATTGCTTGCTTTGCCACCGCTAACCCAGCGTGTGACAGATCTGACCGGTACATTAACCGTACCTCAGCGCGCTGTACTGGAAGAGAAGCTGAGCGCTTTTGAGCAGAAAAAAGGGGCGCAAATCGCCGTGTTGCTGGCGCCGACTTTTCAGCCGGAAAGCATTGAACAGTTCGGTATACGACTGGCAGAGGCGTGGAAGATTGGTCGCCAAGGCGTGGATGATGGCGTCATTCTGCTCATCGCCAAAGATGACCGGCAGTTACGCATCGAGGTGGGTTACGGGTTGGAAGGGGCGTTGAATGATGCGACGGCGAAGCGCATTATTAGCGAGGTGATTACGCCGCGCTTTCGCGCGGGGGATTATTTCGGCGGTATTGATGCCGGCGTCACGGCAATCCAAACCGTTATTGAGGGCGAATCTTTGCCTCCGCCAAGCGCCCGCTCATCCCCCAGCAGGGGTGGTCAGCTTGAGGGCGGGTTGCTGCCGTTGCTGGCGGGCGCCGCGTTTTTTGCTCCCCTGTTAAACCGCTTACTGGGCTTGGGTGGTTCATTACTTGCCGCAGGCATCGGTGTGCTGATCGGCGGCTGGTTGCTGGGCTCGTGGCTCATTGGTTTAACGTTCGGCGCCTTTGTGCTGTTCTTTTCTTTTATGCGCGGTGGGTCGGGCATAGGCGGCATGGGTAGCGGCTCCGGGGGGTTTGGTAGTGGTGGTTTTAGCGGTGGCGGCGGTGGCTTTGGCGGCGGCGGCGCATCGGGGAGATGGTGA
- a CDS encoding TPM domain-containing protein, whose protein sequence is MNLQRVFTHLLTPGWFAQRVFRPADLTAIASAVAASEKNHRGELRFVFEGPLPFSALWHDFPVRRRAMQLFAQLGVWDTEENSGILIYVQLIDRKVEILADRGIAQRVPQAQWDALCRGLEAAFGQKDYRRGVLQTITKASELLVQHFPARTENPNELPNRPVRL, encoded by the coding sequence ATGAATCTGCAACGCGTGTTTACTCATTTGCTCACCCCAGGATGGTTCGCGCAGCGCGTTTTTCGTCCCGCTGATTTAACGGCGATTGCCTCTGCTGTGGCCGCTTCTGAAAAAAACCATCGTGGCGAGTTGCGGTTTGTTTTTGAAGGGCCATTGCCATTTTCTGCACTGTGGCATGATTTTCCTGTGCGGCGTCGGGCGATGCAGCTATTTGCTCAGTTAGGCGTGTGGGACACAGAAGAAAACAGCGGCATATTGATCTATGTGCAGCTCATTGATCGCAAAGTAGAGATTCTTGCCGATCGAGGCATTGCGCAACGCGTGCCGCAAGCTCAATGGGATGCTTTGTGTCGTGGCTTGGAAGCCGCGTTTGGGCAGAAGGACTACCGCCGTGGTGTGCTGCAAACCATCACAAAAGCCAGCGAGTTGTTGGTGCAGCACTTTCCGGCACGAACAGAAAACCCGAACGAATTACCCAACAGACCTGTACGACTGTAA
- the lplT gene encoding lysophospholipid transporter LplT, producing MKLGFYVIMAAQFFSALADNVLLIAAIGMLHAMQAPLEYTPLLKTSFTVSYVLLAAFVGAFADSMPKWRVMFISNGIKIFGCSLMFFDVHPLLAYAVVGLGAAAYSPAKYGIVTEYLPHRLLVVANGWIEGLTVLAIILGVALGGLLIRPDIAQFLLAFDFPLIDTGINTAGEVSLAVTGGLYLLAAVFNLYVPDTGVDHKAIKNNPIYLIHEFTHCFKLLWHDRLGRISLAVTTLFWGAGATLQFLVLDWAKIALNMDLSKATLLQGVVAVGVAIGAVLAARMITLRKSVRVIPMGIAMGVVVMSMIFVHHIVVASILLLFIGMLSGFFVVPMNALLQHRGHILMGSGHSIAVQNFNENLSILIMTSLYSALLGIQLSIYWIIALFAFFVISSMWLVMRHHQANQREHDDVVHLDDGAL from the coding sequence ATGAAGTTAGGTTTTTATGTCATCATGGCCGCGCAGTTTTTTTCTGCACTGGCCGACAATGTCCTGCTGATTGCTGCCATTGGCATGTTGCACGCCATGCAGGCCCCGCTGGAATACACACCACTACTTAAGACGTCATTTACCGTTTCGTATGTTCTGCTGGCGGCCTTTGTCGGTGCTTTTGCCGATTCCATGCCGAAATGGCGGGTCATGTTCATCAGCAATGGCATCAAGATTTTTGGCTGCAGCCTGATGTTTTTTGACGTACATCCGCTGCTTGCCTATGCCGTGGTCGGGCTGGGCGCAGCCGCCTATTCGCCCGCCAAATACGGTATCGTGACCGAATACCTGCCCCACCGCCTGTTGGTGGTTGCCAATGGCTGGATCGAAGGGCTTACCGTGCTGGCCATTATTCTAGGTGTGGCGCTCGGCGGTCTGTTGATCAGGCCGGATATTGCGCAGTTCTTGCTGGCGTTTGACTTCCCATTGATTGATACCGGCATCAATACCGCGGGCGAAGTGAGTCTGGCAGTGACGGGGGGTTTATATCTTTTGGCAGCAGTTTTTAATCTGTATGTGCCCGACACCGGGGTTGACCACAAGGCCATCAAGAACAACCCCATTTACCTGATCCACGAGTTCACGCACTGCTTTAAACTGTTATGGCATGATCGGCTCGGCAGAATCTCTCTGGCCGTTACCACGCTGTTTTGGGGTGCGGGCGCAACGTTGCAGTTTCTGGTGCTGGACTGGGCCAAAATTGCCCTGAACATGGATCTCTCAAAAGCCACCTTGCTGCAAGGCGTGGTGGCCGTTGGCGTGGCCATTGGTGCGGTGCTGGCGGCACGCATGATTACCTTGCGCAAATCAGTGCGTGTCATTCCCATGGGCATCGCTATGGGCGTGGTGGTCATGAGCATGATTTTTGTGCACCACATCGTGGTGGCATCGATCCTGCTGCTTTTCATTGGCATGCTATCCGGTTTTTTTGTGGTGCCAATGAATGCCTTGCTACAACATCGAGGGCATATTTTGATGGGTTCCGGGCACTCGATTGCGGTGCAGAACTTTAATGAAAACCTATCCATTCTGATAATGACTTCCCTGTATTCCGCTCTGCTGGGGATACAGCTTTCGATCTATTGGATCATTGCGCTCTTTGCATTTTTCGTCATCAGCAGCATGTGGCTGGTGATGCGCCACCATCAGGCAAACCAGCGTGAACATGACGATGTCGTACACCTGGATGATGGCGCGCTATAG
- the alr gene encoding alanine racemase, giving the protein MSRPIHAYLDWAALRHNHARVRQVANHSNIWSVIKANAYGHRVLSVARALQKVTNGFALIELDSAIALRKAGIRQPILLLEGFYQPDELPLLAKWELTPVLHALWQVDALIAAPLRLPVYLKLDTGMHRLGFTAAEFENVLARLEAAGCATSITVMTHFADADEDRGIAAQMSHLHSMINGREFPLSLANSAALLRFPESQADWVRPGIMLYGASPFPTRQSAAELDLRPVMTLASELISVRDITAGNRVGYGGTFVAEQPMRIGIVACGYADGYPRHAPTGTPVLVAGQRTRTLGRVSMDKLCVDLTGLEKVGAGEAVTLWGEGLPADDVATAAGTVAYELFCALAPRVPIIEVNQ; this is encoded by the coding sequence ATGTCCCGACCGATTCATGCGTACCTTGACTGGGCTGCATTACGCCACAACCATGCCAGGGTTCGCCAGGTGGCGAATCATTCGAACATTTGGAGTGTAATCAAGGCCAATGCCTATGGCCATCGCGTGTTATCCGTTGCGCGTGCGTTACAAAAGGTGACTAATGGCTTTGCGCTGATTGAACTGGACAGTGCCATCGCACTGCGAAAAGCCGGCATCCGCCAGCCGATTTTGCTGCTGGAAGGTTTTTATCAGCCGGACGAACTGCCGCTGTTGGCCAAGTGGGAGCTGACGCCCGTGCTGCATGCGCTGTGGCAGGTGGATGCGCTGATTGCCGCTCCGTTGCGCTTGCCGGTGTATCTGAAGCTGGACACGGGCATGCACCGGCTGGGATTTACCGCCGCCGAGTTTGAAAATGTGTTGGCGCGGCTCGAAGCTGCTGGCTGTGCAACATCGATTACCGTGATGACACATTTTGCCGATGCCGATGAAGACCGTGGCATCGCAGCGCAGATGAGCCATTTGCATTCCATGATCAATGGGCGTGAGTTCCCGCTGTCGCTGGCAAATTCTGCCGCGCTGCTGCGCTTTCCTGAAAGCCAGGCCGACTGGGTGCGGCCCGGCATCATGTTATATGGCGCATCGCCCTTTCCGACACGGCAGAGTGCGGCTGAATTGGATCTGCGTCCGGTGATGACGCTGGCTAGCGAGCTGATCAGCGTGCGCGACATCACGGCGGGGAACCGCGTGGGGTATGGTGGAACTTTCGTTGCCGAGCAGCCTATGCGCATCGGCATCGTGGCCTGCGGTTATGCCGATGGCTACCCGCGCCATGCGCCGACAGGCACGCCGGTGCTGGTGGCAGGGCAACGCACGCGCACGCTGGGTCGCGTGTCGATGGATAAGCTCTGCGTGGATTTAACCGGGCTCGAAAAAGTCGGCGCTGGTGAGGCGGTGACATTGTGGGGCGAAGGCCTGCCTGCAGATGATGTGGCCACGGCGGCAGGCACCGTGGCGTATGAATTGTTTTGCGCCCTGGCGCCGCGCGTGCCGATCATCGAAGTGAATCAATGA
- the radA gene encoding DNA repair protein RadA produces the protein MAKPKSVYSCTECGATAPKWQGQCPGCGQWNTLVEAVMEAATPAGRSFASLAGVSNLQTLAKIRPREEPRQPTGIEEFDRVLGGGLVAGGVVLIGGDPGIGKSTLLLQALARLAQTNENVLYVSGEESAEQVALRSQRLQLDVGGMQILTEINLEKILAALIDARPVVAVIDSIQTLWSDALQSAPGSVAQVRECSAQLTRFAKQSGTCIILVGHVTKDGSLAGPRVLEHIVDTVLYFEGDTHSSFRLVRAFKNRFGAVNELGVFAMTEKGLRGVSNPSALFLSQHSLDVAGSCVLVTQEGTRPLLVEIQALVDTAFGNPRRLTVGLEQNRLAMLLAVLHRHAGVVCSDQDVFVNAVGGVKIAEPAADLAVLLAIVSSLRNKPLPGKLVVFGEIGLAGEIRPAPRGQERLKEAAKLGFTHAMVPKANAPKQAIKGIEVIAVDRVEEAIEKMRGE, from the coding sequence ATGGCTAAACCAAAATCCGTTTATTCGTGCACCGAGTGTGGCGCCACCGCGCCGAAATGGCAGGGCCAGTGCCCCGGTTGCGGGCAATGGAACACGCTGGTCGAAGCGGTAATGGAAGCAGCCACACCGGCCGGGCGCAGTTTTGCGTCGCTTGCCGGGGTGAGTAACTTGCAAACCCTGGCCAAGATTCGTCCGCGCGAAGAGCCGCGCCAGCCGACGGGCATAGAAGAATTCGACCGCGTGCTGGGCGGCGGTCTGGTCGCCGGCGGCGTGGTGCTGATCGGCGGCGACCCCGGTATCGGTAAATCCACCTTGCTGCTGCAAGCCCTGGCACGTCTGGCGCAGACCAATGAAAACGTGTTGTATGTCTCAGGCGAGGAATCGGCCGAGCAAGTGGCCTTGCGCTCGCAGCGTCTGCAACTGGATGTGGGCGGCATGCAAATCCTGACCGAAATCAATCTGGAAAAAATTCTCGCCGCGCTGATTGACGCACGCCCTGTCGTGGCGGTGATTGATTCGATTCAAACCCTGTGGTCGGACGCCCTGCAATCCGCGCCGGGGTCGGTGGCGCAAGTGCGTGAATGCTCGGCGCAGCTCACGCGCTTTGCCAAGCAAAGCGGCACCTGCATCATTCTCGTCGGCCACGTCACCAAAGATGGCTCGCTTGCCGGGCCGCGCGTGCTCGAACACATAGTGGACACCGTGTTGTATTTCGAGGGTGATACGCATTCGAGTTTTCGTCTGGTGCGCGCGTTCAAAAATCGCTTCGGCGCGGTGAATGAACTCGGCGTGTTCGCCATGACAGAAAAAGGCTTGCGCGGCGTGTCCAACCCGTCGGCCTTGTTCCTGTCGCAACACTCGCTGGATGTTGCCGGTTCCTGCGTGCTGGTCACGCAGGAAGGCACGCGTCCTTTGCTGGTCGAAATCCAGGCGTTGGTCGATACGGCGTTTGGTAATCCACGGCGCTTGACCGTGGGGCTGGAGCAGAATCGGCTGGCGATGCTGCTGGCCGTATTGCATCGCCATGCCGGCGTGGTGTGTTCCGATCAGGATGTGTTCGTCAATGCCGTTGGCGGCGTAAAAATTGCGGAACCGGCGGCTGACTTGGCCGTGCTGCTGGCGATTGTTTCATCGCTCAGAAACAAGCCGCTGCCCGGCAAACTCGTGGTGTTTGGCGAAATTGGCCTGGCCGGTGAAATCCGCCCCGCCCCGCGCGGGCAGGAGCGACTGAAAGAAGCCGCCAAGCTCGGCTTCACCCACGCGATGGTGCCCAAAGCCAATGCGCCCAAGCAGGCAATCAAGGGCATTGAAGTGATTGCGGTGGATCGGGTGGAAGAGGCGATTGAGAAAATGCGGGGGGAGTAG